The genomic region CGATATGGGGGTAACCAACGGGAGTAGGCAAGCATGGCCGAATATAGCGATGGCGTCTGGTGGTCGAATGATGGCCTGCGGTTGCATTATCGCGAATATGGCAGCCCAGGCGCGCGGCCACCGATTATCTGCATGCATGGCCTGACCCGCAATGCGCGGGACTGGGAGCCGGTGGTCGATCGCCTGGCCGATGATTGGCACATCTATGTCCTGGAAATGCGAGGCCGCGGCGAGAGCGCCTATGCACCCGATCCGATGACCTATGTACCGCTCACTTATGTCCAGGATGTCGAGGCCTTTCTGACTGACCGGGATATCAAGCGGTACATTGCCTTTGGCACCTCGCTTGGCGGACTGATTACGATGCTTCAGGCAGCCACCCGGCCCGAGCGGCTCGCAGCTGCGCTCCTCAACGATGTCGGCCCGGTGATCGAGGAAGCGGGCGTAGACCGGATCCGGGGCTATGTGGGCAAGGGTGGCAACTATCCCACTTGGCTCCATGCGGCACGAGCGCTTCGTGGGGGCTTTGGCGATATCTACCCCAATTGGGAGCTCGACGATTGGCTCGCGATGGCCAAGCGCCTCTGCAAGGAGCAGCCCTCCGGACGCATTGGCTATGATTATGACATGCGGATAGCCGAACCTTTCCGCGTTCCGGGCGGCGAGGCCGGGTTCGATATGTGGCCTGCCTATGATGGCCTGAAGGATGTGCCGACCCTGCTGGTTCGCGGCGGCCATTCGGAACTATTGTCAACTGATACGGCGAGCGAAATGAAGCGCCGAAACCCCGATCTCGACGTGGTGATAGTGCCGGATGTGGGGCATGCGCCGTTGCTCAACGAACCCGAGGCCGAAGCGGCAATTGATCGCCTGCTTGGGCGAGCTACAGCATGACCGAACCCGCAAACATCCTGCACCTGCACTCAACCTTTTCGCTTGGCGGGAAGGAAGCGCGCGCGGTGCAGCTGATGAATGTGTTTGGTGATTCTGCGCGGCATTCGATCATCAGCGCAATGCCGGATGAAATGGGTGCGCGCGATGCGATCGACCCGGCTATTTCCGTCGACTATCCCGATCATGCGCCCTCGCTACAGGGCAAGCCGGGTCTGCGCCGTTATCGGGCATGGGCGAAATACCTGCGGCAGTTTGATTTGATCCTCACCTATAATTGGGGATCGATGGATGCCGTAATGGCGCATCGCCTGGCACCGGGTCGGCTCCCGCCAATTATCCATCACGAAGACGGCTTCAATGCCGATGAAGCCGATCGATTGAAGCGCAGGCGATCCGTGTTTCGCCGTTTGGCTTTTCCAACGCTTCATGCACTCGTCGTGCCGTCGGATCGACTGAGAGACATTGCGATCGCGATTTGGAAACAGCCGCGCGAGCGACTGCACCAGATTGCCAATGGCATCACCGTGTCGCGCTATGGCCATCCGCCAGAGCCGGACGCAATTCCAGGGTTTACCCGCAATCCTGGCGATATCGTTGTCGGCACCGTTGCAGGCTTGCGCGAAGTGAAGGATTTAACGCGGCTTGTGCGGGCGGTGGCAGAGTTGCCGGACAATGTCCGGCTCGTAATCGCCGGAGAGGGGCCGGATCGAATCAAGATCGCTGCCGAGGCGGAAAAATGCGGAATTGCTGATCGGGTAGTGCTGCCCGGCTTTCTGGACCGCCCGTGGCGCTATATCGGCCATTTCGACATTTTCGCGCTCTCGTCGCGCAGTGAGCAGTTCCCGATATCGGTGGTTGAAGCCATGGCGGCAGGTCTGCCGGTGGTTTCGCCGAATGTAGGCGATGTCTTCACTATGGTTTCGGTCCCCAATCGGGCGTTGATCGTAGGAAAAAGTGCCAATCTGGCGGATCCGCTTCGCAAGCTGATCGAAGATGCCCCCTTGGCCAGGCAGATTGGCGCAGAAAACCGTGTCAAAGCGGCAGATGCGTTTGACGAAGCCCATATGATCGCGGCCTATTCGGATCTCTACACAGAAGCGATGCAGCGGGCGGAACCCTTGGTCGGTGAGTAAATAGGTCGCATCCGCAAAGAAATATGCCTATATGGCGCCCTGAACCGGGTCGGAGTGAGTATGTTCAAAGGTTTGAATGCCATCAACTATGGCGGCCGCGAAGTATTGCCGTTGATAGAAGGCGGCAAAGGAGTCGCAGCGACGAACTTTATGAGTTCCGGCGCTTGGGCGGCTGCTGGTGGAATCGGCACGGTTTCCGCCGTAAACGCAGATAGTTATGATGCGGAGGGCCGTATCATTCCGCAGATTTACCGCGGCAAGCGCCGCGCAGATCGGCACCAGGAGCTGATCCAATATGCGATCGACGGTGCGGTTGCGCAGGTCCAGCGCGCCTTTGAAGTCGCCAGCGGTCGCGGTGCAATCAATATCAATGTGCTGTGGGAAATGGGCGGTGCGCAGGATGTTCTGCATGGCGTTCTCGAAAAAACGCGTGGCTTGGTAGCCGGCGTAACCTGCGGCGCAGGCATGCCCTATAAGCTGTCTGAGATCGCGGCCTCCTACGAAGTCCATTATCTCCCGATTATCAGCTCTGCCCGGGCATTTAGGGCGTTATGGAAGCGTGCCTACTCCAAGGCCGCTGAATGGCTGGGCGCGGTGGTTTATGAAGATCCGTGGAAGGCTGGCGGGCATAATGGCCTGTCCAACGCTGAAGATCCGCTACAGCCTGAAGACCCCTATCCGCGGGTAAAGGCTCTGCGCGATACGATGCGCGCCGAGGGTATTTCAGACGATCTGCCGATCATTATGGCGGGTGGTGTCTGGTATCTTCGCGATTGGGATCACTGGATCGATAATCCTGAGCTTGGCCAGATCGCCTTTCAATATGGAACGCGCCCGTTGTTGACCCAGGAAAGCCCCATTCCGCAGACCTGGAAAGACCGACTTACGCACCTCGATGAAGGCGATATCCTGCTCCACAAATTTTCGCCGACAGGATTCTATTCCTCGGCTGTTCGTAATGATTTCCTGCGCAATCTTGAGGCACGGTCTGAACGCCAGATCGCCTTTTCGCTCGAGGCGGCAGGCGATCACCAATATCAACTCGATGTTGGTGTGAAGGGCAAGAATTTCTGGGTGACGCGCGGCGATCTGTTGCGGGCGCGGGAATGGGACGCTTTGGGCTTCGCAATGGCGCTCAAAACCCCCGATAATACGCTGGTTTTCGTGACAGCCGAAGAAGCCGCTTTGATCCGGAAGGATCAGGCCGATTGCATGGGTTGCCTCAGCCAGTGCCAATTCTCGTCCTGGAAGGACAAGGACAACTACACCACCGGCCGGCTTGCCGATCCGCGGTCTTTCTGCATTCAAAAAACGCTGCAGGACATCGTTCATGGCGGCCCGATGGACCATAATCTGATGTTTGCCGGGCATAATGCCTTCAACTTCAAGACCGATCCCTTTTACTCGAACGGCTTTGTTCCGACGGTGAAACAGCTGGTCGAGCGTATCCAGACCGGCGATTAAGGCGAAACGCTTACCTCGGACATAATTGAAATGCGGCTGTTGCCAGGCCATCAGGCTCGGTAAGGAGTCCCGCATGGCTGAACGCATCGCCTGGATCATTCTCGCACTGGTGCATCTGATGCCGGCCCTGGCCGCCATCGTGCCATCGACCATTTCGCGACTTTATGGGGTGGACGCCGGATCGCCAGTGTTTCCGCTGCTCCATCATCGTGCGGCGCTGTTTGCGGTGATACTTTTGGTCTGTGTCTGGGCAGCCGTCGATCCGGCGGTGCGCCAGCTGGCGGTTGTTGCCGTTGCGGTATCGATGCTCAGCTTTCTCGCCATCTACCTCGCAAACGGCCAGCCCGCATCGCTGCGGATCATCGCGCTCGTCGATCTTGTCGGTTTACCGGCCCTGGCGTTCGTCGCCTGGCGGGCTTTTTTCAGCGCTTGAAGCCTATTCCCAATCCCAGGCCTTCTCGCCATGCTGGGATAGATCGAGGCCTTCCTGCTCTTGCTCTTTGGTCGCGCGCATCGGGAAGACGATGCCGACGATCCATGCAATGCCCGCAGTGGCAACCGCTGACCATAATGCGACCGCACCGATTGCAGTGAGCTGACTAACCAGCTGGCTGGTCATGGTGACCCCATCGGGGTGACCGGCACCGCCCAGGCTGCTCGCCATCAGGATCGCCAGCAGTGCTGCACCGAGCATGCCGCCGAC from Parasphingopyxis sp. CP4 harbors:
- a CDS encoding glycosyltransferase; the protein is MTEPANILHLHSTFSLGGKEARAVQLMNVFGDSARHSIISAMPDEMGARDAIDPAISVDYPDHAPSLQGKPGLRRYRAWAKYLRQFDLILTYNWGSMDAVMAHRLAPGRLPPIIHHEDGFNADEADRLKRRRSVFRRLAFPTLHALVVPSDRLRDIAIAIWKQPRERLHQIANGITVSRYGHPPEPDAIPGFTRNPGDIVVGTVAGLREVKDLTRLVRAVAELPDNVRLVIAGEGPDRIKIAAEAEKCGIADRVVLPGFLDRPWRYIGHFDIFALSSRSEQFPISVVEAMAAGLPVVSPNVGDVFTMVSVPNRALIVGKSANLADPLRKLIEDAPLARQIGAENRVKAADAFDEAHMIAAYSDLYTEAMQRAEPLVGE
- a CDS encoding nitronate monooxygenase family protein; translated protein: MFKGLNAINYGGREVLPLIEGGKGVAATNFMSSGAWAAAGGIGTVSAVNADSYDAEGRIIPQIYRGKRRADRHQELIQYAIDGAVAQVQRAFEVASGRGAININVLWEMGGAQDVLHGVLEKTRGLVAGVTCGAGMPYKLSEIAASYEVHYLPIISSARAFRALWKRAYSKAAEWLGAVVYEDPWKAGGHNGLSNAEDPLQPEDPYPRVKALRDTMRAEGISDDLPIIMAGGVWYLRDWDHWIDNPELGQIAFQYGTRPLLTQESPIPQTWKDRLTHLDEGDILLHKFSPTGFYSSAVRNDFLRNLEARSERQIAFSLEAAGDHQYQLDVGVKGKNFWVTRGDLLRAREWDALGFAMALKTPDNTLVFVTAEEAALIRKDQADCMGCLSQCQFSSWKDKDNYTTGRLADPRSFCIQKTLQDIVHGGPMDHNLMFAGHNAFNFKTDPFYSNGFVPTVKQLVERIQTGD
- a CDS encoding alpha/beta fold hydrolase, translating into MAEYSDGVWWSNDGLRLHYREYGSPGARPPIICMHGLTRNARDWEPVVDRLADDWHIYVLEMRGRGESAYAPDPMTYVPLTYVQDVEAFLTDRDIKRYIAFGTSLGGLITMLQAATRPERLAAALLNDVGPVIEEAGVDRIRGYVGKGGNYPTWLHAARALRGGFGDIYPNWELDDWLAMAKRLCKEQPSGRIGYDYDMRIAEPFRVPGGEAGFDMWPAYDGLKDVPTLLVRGGHSELLSTDTASEMKRRNPDLDVVIVPDVGHAPLLNEPEAEAAIDRLLGRATA